In Primulina huaijiensis isolate GDHJ02 chromosome 6, ASM1229523v2, whole genome shotgun sequence, a single window of DNA contains:
- the LOC140979441 gene encoding pentatricopeptide repeat-containing protein At1g25360 isoform X2 has translation MKSSIAICFNLSQNLRQTTDLGAVANNYAASLHLCCQHGTASYSLAPTVHAHMITSGFVPHVVARTTLIAAYSASREPKSAREVFNETPLRIRDTICYNAMITCYSHNDDGFAAIRVFNEMRENSFIPDNYTYTSVLAALALIADREEHCHQLHCAVVKSGTGLFTSVVNALIAAYVKCASSPVTSSTSLMASARKLLDGMDEKDELTWTTIITGYVKNEDLDSARKVFDGMDEKLVVAWNAMISGYVEKGLVFQVFEMFRKMQSLGINFDDFTYTNILSACADAGLFLHGKEVHAYILRTETKSPGHFLASVSNALITLYWKCGKIYQARHVFDTACIKDLVSWNAILSAYVSAGQIVEASSIFNQMREKNLLSWTVMISGLAQNGSSEEALKLFNQMKSHGLEPCDYAFSGAVISCAILAALEQGRQLHGQLVRLGFDSSLSAGNALITMYSRCGALDAAHKVFLTMPFLDSVSWNAMIAALGQHGHGVQALELFNEMLEENILPDRITFLTVLTACSHAGLVEEGQHNFDVMQKVYAITPGEDHYARLIDLLCRAGELSKAKDVVQSMPFEPAAPVWEALLAGSRLHGNIELGVHAAEQLFEKIPQHDGTYILLANMFATAGKWDEVAKVRKFMRDRGVKKEPGCSWLEVENKVHVFLVDDTVHPEVQAVYSYLKELVVKLRKLGYAPDTKYVLHDMESEQKEYALSTHSEKLAVVFGILKLPHAATIRVFKNLRICGDCHTAFKFMSKVETRKIIVRDRKRFHHFEDGDCSCGDYW, from the exons ATGAAAAGTAGCATTGCAATATGTTTCAACCTTTCTCAGAACCTCCGTCAAACAACGGACCTCGGCGCCGTGGCCAACAACTATGCAGCCAGCCTTCATCTATGCTGCCAACATGGAACTGCCTCCTATTCTCTTGCCCCCACTGTCCATGCTCACATGATAACTTCTGGGTTTGTTCCGC ATGTTGTTGCAAGAACTACTTTGATTGCTGCATATTCTGCGTCTCGGGAGCCTAAGTCGGCCAGAGAGGTATTTAATGAAACCCCATTAAGAATTAGAGATACTATTTGTTATAATGCGATGATCACTTGCTATTCTCACAATGACGATGGCTTTGCTGCCATTCGAGTATTTAATGAAATGAGAGAGAATAGTTTTATACCTGATAATTATACTTACACGAGTGTACTGGCAGCGTTGGCACTCATAGCTGATAGAGAAGAGCATTGCCATCAGCTACATTGTGCTGTGGTCAAGTCTGGCACTGGGTTATTTACATCTGTGGTAAATGCCCTAATAGCCGCTTATGTCAAGTGTGCGTCCTCGCCTGTGACTTCCTCCACATCATTAATGGCCTCAGCAAGAAAGTTACTTGACGGGATGGATGAGAAGGATGAACTTACATGGACAACGATCATAACGGGGTATGTTAAGAATGAGGATCTTGATTCTGCCCGTAAAGTTTTTGATGGCATGGATGAAAAGTTGGTGGTGGCATGGAATGCTATGATTTCTGGGTATGTGGAGAAAGGATTGGTGTTTCAAGTGTTTGAAATGTTCAGAAAGATGCAATCTTTAGGGATTAACTTTGATGATTTTACCTACACCAATATTCTTAGTGCTTGTGCTGATGCTGGGTTGTTTCTTCATGGTAAAGAGGTTCATGCTTACATCCTACGGACAGAGACAAAATCCCCTGGGCATTTTTTGGCATCTGTAAGCAATGCTCTGATAACATTATATTGGAAATGTGGGAAAATTTACCAAGCACGGCATGTATTTGACACAGCTTGCATCAAAGACCTTGTTTCATGGAATGCGATTTTATCAGCCTATGTGAGCGCAGGGCAAATTGTAGAGGCAAGTTCCATTTTCAATCAGATGCGTGAGAAAAATCTGTTATCCTGGACTGTGATGATATCTGGATTAGCACAAAATGGGTCAAGTGAGGAAGCTTTGAAGCTTTTTAATCAAATGAAGTCACATGGACTCGAGCCGTGTGACTATGCATTTTCAGGAGCTGTTATATCTTGTGCTATACTTGCAGCTTTAGAGCAAGGACGTCAGCTCCATGGTCAGCTAGTCCGGCTTGGTTTTGACTCGAGCCTTTCTGCTGGAAATGCTTTAATAACCATGTATTCAAGATGTGGCGCCCTAGATGCTGCCCATAAAGTCTTCCTTACCATGCCTTTTCTTGATTCTGTTTCTTGGAATGCCATGATAGCAGCCCTTGGACAACATGGGCATGGTGTCCAAGCTCTGGAACTTTTCAACGAAATGTTGGAAGAAAACATATTACCCGATCGGATAACCTTTCTTACAGTACTCACTGCTTGTAGTCATGCAGGTTTAGTTGAAGAAGGACAACACAATTTTGACGTAATGCAGAAAGTTTATGCAATAACTCCTGGTGAAGATCATTATGCTCGATTAATTGATCTACTGTGTCGAGCAGGAGAATTGTCAAAAGCCAAAGATGTGGTTCAGTCCATGCCATTTGAGCCTGCAGCCCCAGTTTGGGAAGCTTTACTAGCTGGCAGCCGACTTCATGGTAACATAGAGTTGGGCGTTCATGCTGCTGAACAACTCTTTGAGAAGATCCCACAACATGATGGCACCTATATACTTTTAGCTAACATGTTTGCAACTGCTGGGAAATGGGATGAAGTGGCAAAAGTTCGAAAATTCATGAGGGATCGAGGGGTGAAGAAAGAGCCAGGTTGTAGTTGGCTCGAGGTTGAGAACAAGGTCCATGTATTCTTAGTCGATGACACTGTACACCCTGAGGTCCAAGCGGTATACAGTTATCTGAAGGAGTTAGTAGTGAAGCTAAGGAAATTGGGATATGCCCCTGACACGAAATACGTGTTGCATGATATGGAGTCTGAACAGAAGGAATATGCATTGTCTACTCATAGTGAGAAGCTCGCTGTTGTTTTTGGAATACTGAAACTTCCTCATGCGGCAACCATTAGAGTCTTCAAAAACCTCCGTATTTGTGGAGATTGTCACACTGCATTCAAGTTCATGTCCAAAGTAGAAACTAGAAAGATCATTGTGAGAGATCGGAAGAggtttcatcattttgaggatGGTGATTGTTCTTGTGGTGATTATTGGTGA
- the LOC140979441 gene encoding pentatricopeptide repeat-containing protein At1g25360 isoform X1 — protein MKSSIAICFNLSQNLRQTTDLGAVANNYAASLHLCCQHGTASYSLAPTVHAHMITSGFVPRKHILNRLIDIYCKCSNLNYAKKLFDKIPQPDVVARTTLIAAYSASREPKSAREVFNETPLRIRDTICYNAMITCYSHNDDGFAAIRVFNEMRENSFIPDNYTYTSVLAALALIADREEHCHQLHCAVVKSGTGLFTSVVNALIAAYVKCASSPVTSSTSLMASARKLLDGMDEKDELTWTTIITGYVKNEDLDSARKVFDGMDEKLVVAWNAMISGYVEKGLVFQVFEMFRKMQSLGINFDDFTYTNILSACADAGLFLHGKEVHAYILRTETKSPGHFLASVSNALITLYWKCGKIYQARHVFDTACIKDLVSWNAILSAYVSAGQIVEASSIFNQMREKNLLSWTVMISGLAQNGSSEEALKLFNQMKSHGLEPCDYAFSGAVISCAILAALEQGRQLHGQLVRLGFDSSLSAGNALITMYSRCGALDAAHKVFLTMPFLDSVSWNAMIAALGQHGHGVQALELFNEMLEENILPDRITFLTVLTACSHAGLVEEGQHNFDVMQKVYAITPGEDHYARLIDLLCRAGELSKAKDVVQSMPFEPAAPVWEALLAGSRLHGNIELGVHAAEQLFEKIPQHDGTYILLANMFATAGKWDEVAKVRKFMRDRGVKKEPGCSWLEVENKVHVFLVDDTVHPEVQAVYSYLKELVVKLRKLGYAPDTKYVLHDMESEQKEYALSTHSEKLAVVFGILKLPHAATIRVFKNLRICGDCHTAFKFMSKVETRKIIVRDRKRFHHFEDGDCSCGDYW, from the coding sequence ATGAAAAGTAGCATTGCAATATGTTTCAACCTTTCTCAGAACCTCCGTCAAACAACGGACCTCGGCGCCGTGGCCAACAACTATGCAGCCAGCCTTCATCTATGCTGCCAACATGGAACTGCCTCCTATTCTCTTGCCCCCACTGTCCATGCTCACATGATAACTTCTGGGTTTGTTCCGCGTAAACATATCCTCAACCGTTTGATCGATATATACTGTAAATGTTCTAATCTGAACTATGCAAAGAAATTGTTCGATAAAATACCTCAACCAGATGTTGTTGCAAGAACTACTTTGATTGCTGCATATTCTGCGTCTCGGGAGCCTAAGTCGGCCAGAGAGGTATTTAATGAAACCCCATTAAGAATTAGAGATACTATTTGTTATAATGCGATGATCACTTGCTATTCTCACAATGACGATGGCTTTGCTGCCATTCGAGTATTTAATGAAATGAGAGAGAATAGTTTTATACCTGATAATTATACTTACACGAGTGTACTGGCAGCGTTGGCACTCATAGCTGATAGAGAAGAGCATTGCCATCAGCTACATTGTGCTGTGGTCAAGTCTGGCACTGGGTTATTTACATCTGTGGTAAATGCCCTAATAGCCGCTTATGTCAAGTGTGCGTCCTCGCCTGTGACTTCCTCCACATCATTAATGGCCTCAGCAAGAAAGTTACTTGACGGGATGGATGAGAAGGATGAACTTACATGGACAACGATCATAACGGGGTATGTTAAGAATGAGGATCTTGATTCTGCCCGTAAAGTTTTTGATGGCATGGATGAAAAGTTGGTGGTGGCATGGAATGCTATGATTTCTGGGTATGTGGAGAAAGGATTGGTGTTTCAAGTGTTTGAAATGTTCAGAAAGATGCAATCTTTAGGGATTAACTTTGATGATTTTACCTACACCAATATTCTTAGTGCTTGTGCTGATGCTGGGTTGTTTCTTCATGGTAAAGAGGTTCATGCTTACATCCTACGGACAGAGACAAAATCCCCTGGGCATTTTTTGGCATCTGTAAGCAATGCTCTGATAACATTATATTGGAAATGTGGGAAAATTTACCAAGCACGGCATGTATTTGACACAGCTTGCATCAAAGACCTTGTTTCATGGAATGCGATTTTATCAGCCTATGTGAGCGCAGGGCAAATTGTAGAGGCAAGTTCCATTTTCAATCAGATGCGTGAGAAAAATCTGTTATCCTGGACTGTGATGATATCTGGATTAGCACAAAATGGGTCAAGTGAGGAAGCTTTGAAGCTTTTTAATCAAATGAAGTCACATGGACTCGAGCCGTGTGACTATGCATTTTCAGGAGCTGTTATATCTTGTGCTATACTTGCAGCTTTAGAGCAAGGACGTCAGCTCCATGGTCAGCTAGTCCGGCTTGGTTTTGACTCGAGCCTTTCTGCTGGAAATGCTTTAATAACCATGTATTCAAGATGTGGCGCCCTAGATGCTGCCCATAAAGTCTTCCTTACCATGCCTTTTCTTGATTCTGTTTCTTGGAATGCCATGATAGCAGCCCTTGGACAACATGGGCATGGTGTCCAAGCTCTGGAACTTTTCAACGAAATGTTGGAAGAAAACATATTACCCGATCGGATAACCTTTCTTACAGTACTCACTGCTTGTAGTCATGCAGGTTTAGTTGAAGAAGGACAACACAATTTTGACGTAATGCAGAAAGTTTATGCAATAACTCCTGGTGAAGATCATTATGCTCGATTAATTGATCTACTGTGTCGAGCAGGAGAATTGTCAAAAGCCAAAGATGTGGTTCAGTCCATGCCATTTGAGCCTGCAGCCCCAGTTTGGGAAGCTTTACTAGCTGGCAGCCGACTTCATGGTAACATAGAGTTGGGCGTTCATGCTGCTGAACAACTCTTTGAGAAGATCCCACAACATGATGGCACCTATATACTTTTAGCTAACATGTTTGCAACTGCTGGGAAATGGGATGAAGTGGCAAAAGTTCGAAAATTCATGAGGGATCGAGGGGTGAAGAAAGAGCCAGGTTGTAGTTGGCTCGAGGTTGAGAACAAGGTCCATGTATTCTTAGTCGATGACACTGTACACCCTGAGGTCCAAGCGGTATACAGTTATCTGAAGGAGTTAGTAGTGAAGCTAAGGAAATTGGGATATGCCCCTGACACGAAATACGTGTTGCATGATATGGAGTCTGAACAGAAGGAATATGCATTGTCTACTCATAGTGAGAAGCTCGCTGTTGTTTTTGGAATACTGAAACTTCCTCATGCGGCAACCATTAGAGTCTTCAAAAACCTCCGTATTTGTGGAGATTGTCACACTGCATTCAAGTTCATGTCCAAAGTAGAAACTAGAAAGATCATTGTGAGAGATCGGAAGAggtttcatcattttgaggatGGTGATTGTTCTTGTGGTGATTATTGGTGA